One Primulina huaijiensis isolate GDHJ02 chromosome 8, ASM1229523v2, whole genome shotgun sequence genomic region harbors:
- the LOC140982858 gene encoding beta-1,6-galactosyltransferase GALT31A-like isoform X3 — MGLILGSRPKYKAGNGGNSRGVSAKWVSALCISSFCFGVLVVNRFWTLPNLIDSEKFDTSVRKYVTGDIYPASRCERKKEPFDIVSQVSQTNDIITTLDKTISSLEMQLVAARAAKAEKEEKHSGAESGLEASNNHPKLLFAMGIMTAFSSRKRRDSIRETWMPQGEYLKNLEKEKGVIIRFVIGHSAAPGGVLDRAIDAEDAQHRDFLRLNHVEGYHELSAKTQIYFSTAAAKWDANFYIKVDDDVHVNLGTISSLLASYLLKPRVYIGCMKSGPVLAHKGVKYHEPEYWKFGEEGNKYFRHATGQIYAISKDLATYISVNRRTAE, encoded by the exons ATGGGGTTAATCCTCGGGAGCAGACCTAAGTATAAGGCTGGCAATGGCGGAAATAGTAGAGGTGTTTCCGCCAAATGGGTCTCCGCGTTGTGCATTTCTAGTTTCTGTTTTGGAGTTCTCGTCGTTAACAG ATTCTGGACCCTACCAAATTTAATTGATTCGGAAAAGTTCGATACATCTGTGAGGAAATATGTGACTGGTGACATTTATCCTGCCTCTAGATGTGAGAGAAAG AAAGAACCTTTTGACATAGTTTCTCAAGTTTCACAAACAAACGACATAATAAC GACATTAGATAAAACCATATCTTCCCTAGAAATGCAGCTAGTTGCTGCAAGAGCAGCTAAAGCCGAAAAAGAGGAAAAACATAGCGGCGCTGAATCAGGACTAGAGGCATCAAATAATCATCCAAAGTTACTCTTTGCCATGGGGATCATGACTGCATTCAGCAGCAGAAAACGCAGGGATTCCATTCGAGAAACATGGATGCCTCAAG GAGAGTATTTAAAGAATCTGGAGAAAGAGAAAGGAGTCATCATACGATTTGTGATAGGGCACAG TGCTGCACCTGGTGGGGTTTTGGATCGGGCTATTGATGCTGAAGATGCACAGCACAGGGATTTCTTGCGATTG AACCACGTAGAAGGGTATCATGAATTGTCTGCGAAAACCCAAATTTACTTTTCAACCGCTGCTGCCAAGTGGGATGCCAACTTCTATATTAAAGTTGACGATGATGTACATGTCAATCTTG GCACCATAAGTTCTTTGTTAGCCAGCTATCTGTTGAAACCCCGTGTTTATATTGGTTGCATGAAGTCTGGACCTGTCCTTGCACATAA AGGAGTCAAGTACCATGAACCAGAATACTGGAAATTTGGCGAAGAAGGAAACAAGTATTTTAGACACGCAACAGGACAAATTTATGCA